A region from the Cannabis sativa cultivar Pink pepper isolate KNU-18-1 chromosome 9, ASM2916894v1, whole genome shotgun sequence genome encodes:
- the LOC115724177 gene encoding uncharacterized protein LOC115724177: protein MSRPFSSSKLPTKPSPSPASSSSAATTKTHRRKKKNEQKQSIRNPLQNLNAAIFNTTVEPSSSISIDAPRGCLKFFLSHSSAASSKMPVRGPLSHSGTHKSAPLLPTSKPSKSKENQSKCNIFLKNSEKPQNPISTKVRKNNSSCLYQWQSTKKPRSTAGQQPRTCSISNSSGVSANEVESGSVVKGLVELEPCPNDETLTPLNKVASGSRSDCRVEMSTEVNSSKEKSKTPPIQASVSPEIQCGSSSVVSTNTPACYGAGHVVSGITDKRKCRPRGLLAVGENDSGFGKGKALGSFDYDDDEEENVQRVCTDSDAPLIPLPSEASMHWLLSPCSEEDKSKKDIGSCRSKSPSGSISLHSPFLPSSSQELYQDVYNTAFVHHSRKNISTNSPGGIAEFRELLEPLNHHSPLTTHDYANSTLNEERKCPYYFDGENSPFSMDSLGSGNVILTPRSDSNSDRFSDLIQLSTDGHMKSKFDYELNSVVESLRKTSLSPNNTEPNRDSIDFSFQFDSVSTSCSSVYFNQFRQILDDQASWNSCSTLENVSQSQMRISWRDGLMSQIHEMDEFDCCRCLSDEEEDVNGCSQDQLLSGGCLDINANMMDNQSSNKSDCWSAEILDTEQRIDEKGQDYFNSKTPLLSYSCAESISTDGGGLLASADSEWDFCYKNDLFQYSKTL, encoded by the exons ATGAGCCGACCATTCTCATCATCCAAGCTCCCAACGAAACCTTCTCCTTCACCGGCATCGTCATCGTCCGCGGCGACGACCAAGACTCATCGGAGGAAGAAAAAGAATGAGCAGAAGCAGAGTATTCGGAATCCGTTGCAGAATCTCAATGCCGCCATCTTCAACACCACTGTTGAGCCATCTTCTTCTATCTCCATCGATGCTCCCCGAGGCTGTCTCAAGTTTTTCCTATCTCATTCTTCTGCTGCTTCGTCAAAAATGCCTGTTCGTGGCCCCTTAAGTCATTCTGGAACCCACAAATCGGCCCCCTTGTTGCCCACTTCCAAACCCTCCAAGTCCAAGGAGAACCAAAGTAAATGTAATATTTTTCTGAAAAATTCGGAGAAACCCCAAAACCCCATTTCCACAAAAGTTCGGAAGAATAACTCCTCTTGTCTCTACCAATGGCAGTCTACGAAGAAACCTAGATCCACAGCAGGGCAACAACCCAGAACTTGCTCAATTTCGAACTCAAGTGGAGTTTCTGCCAATGAAGTGGAGTCTGGGTCAGTTGTAAAGGGCCTGGTTGAACTTGAACCATGTCCTAACGATGAAACTTTGACGCCATTGAATAAGGTAGCATCTGGGTCTCGTTCAGATTGTAGAGTTGAGATGTCTACGGAAGTGAATTCTAGTAAAGAAAAAAGCAAAACTCCTCCTATTCAGGCCTCTGTGTCTCCCGAAATACAATGTGGCTCGTCGTCTGTGGTTTCAACAAATACACCAGCTTGTTATGGAGCTGGTCATGTTGTTTCTGGGATCACAGATAAGAGAAAGTGCCGGCCTAGAGGGCTTCTCGCTGTTGGAGAGAACGATTCAGGCTTTGGTAAAGGTAAAGCTTTAGGTAGTTTtgattatgatgatgatgaagaagaaaatgtCCAGAGGGTTTGTACAGACTCTGATGCTCCTTTGATCCCTTTGCCTTCTGAAGCTTCAATGCATTGGCTCTTATCACCATGTAGTGAGGAGGATAAGAGCAAGAAGGATATAGGTTCTTGTCGATCTAAAAGTCCTTCAGGGTCTATTAGTCTCCATTCTCCATTTTTGCCCTCAAGTAGTCAGGAGTTATATCAAGATGTTTATAATACAGCATTTGTTCATCATAGCAGGAAGAATATTTCTACAAACTCTCCTGGTGGAATAGCTGAGTTTCGAGAATTACTGGAGCCCTTGAATCATCATTCTCCACTTACCACGCATGATTATGCGAATTCCACCTTGAATGAAGAAAGAAAATGCCCATATTATTTTGATGGCGAAAATTCTCCATTCTCTATGGATTCACTAGGAAGTGGAAATGTTATACTTACCCCGAGATCGGATTCGAACTCGGACAGATTTTCCGACTTAATTCAATTAAGCACGGATGGTCatatgaaaagtaaatttgattatgaaCTCAATTCTGTGGTTGAGTCTCTTCGGAAGACAAGCTTGTCTCCCAACAACACTGAACCAAATAGGGACAGCATTGATTTCAGTTTTCAGTTTGATTCTGTTAGTACATCTTGCAGCTCTGTTTATTTTAATCAGTTCAGGCAAATACTTGATGATCAGGCCTCTTGGAACTCATGTTCTACACTGGAGAATGTTTCACAATCCCAGATGAGGATATCATGGAGAGATGGATTAATGAGCCAGATACATGAGATGGATGAATTTGATTGCTGCAGATGTCTttcagatgaagaagaagatgtcaATGGTTGCAGTCAGGACCAATTATTATCTGGCGGATGTTTGGATATCAATGCAAATATGATGGACAATCAAAGTTCAAATAAATCTGATTGTTGGTCTGCTGAAATTTTGGATACTGAACAAAGAATAGATGAAAAAGGGCAAGACTACTTCAATTCTAAAACTCCTCTGTTATCATATTCGTGTGCTGAATCCATAAGCACTGATGGAGGGGGTTTGCTTGCTTCGGCAGATTCAGAATGGGATTTTTGCTACAAGAATGACCTGTTCCAA TATTCCAAGACTTTGTAA